GCGTCGGTAGATGGAAGGTCCAAGGAGGGCTTCGAGAACTTTTTGCGAGCGCGTTTGATCACTCCTCCGGAGATCACAAGACCCTCGCCCATCACCGTCGCATCCCCTAGGATGCTATTTTTAATTTGGCAGTGGGCAGACACACGCGCGCCATTCCAGACGATCGTCCGCTCTAGAGTCGTTCCTTCCCCTACCACGACGTTCGCACCGACAACGGCATAAGGGCCGATCACAGCGTTGTCGCCGATCACCGTTCCGTCGCCGATCATCACCGGGGGGCTAAGACGCACCCCTTTGCCGAGGCGGACCTTATGCCCTAAGCGAATGCCGGCATTTCGTTCGGGAGGAAGCTCTGGGATGACAAACTTCCCATCTAAAAGATCCCAATGGGCAATCTTATACCGTTCGGGCGTGCCCATATCCAGCCAGTAGCCTTCGATGCGGTGTCCAAAGACGCCTTCGCCTTGAGCGATCAGGTTGGGAAAAATCTCGCGTTCGATGGAGACTTCCCGGCCTATTGGGATGTAGGATAAAACTTTATGTTCTAATACATAGGCGCCGGCATTTACAAAATGGGAAGGCGCCTGATCACGTCGCGGTTTTTCCACGAAGCGTTCTATGGCTCCATTTTCCTTCAGGGATACGACGCCGTAAGCACTGGGATCATCGACTTCGGTTAGGGCAATGGTAACCGCGCCGCCGTGATCAAGATGTCGCTCCATCATCGCGCCGACATCTAAGAGATGGACCACATCTGCGTTGATCACGATAAAACGTTCTTCCAAAAAGGGTTCAGCATTTTTGATGGCGCCTGCAGTACCTAGAAGCCTCTCTTCTTTGGCGTAGACGATTCTCACGCCAAAACGTTCGCCGTTGCCAAAATGTTGTTCGATGATCTCCGGGAAATGCTTCACCGTCATTACGATGCTTTGCACTCCGGAAGCTTTGAGGTGGGTGACGAGAGATTCCAACCAAGGGCGATTGCCAAGGAGTGCCATGGGTTTCGGCAGATCGTCCGTAAGCGGTTGGAGTCTCGTTCCCAAACCACCGGCCAACAACAAGACCTGCATACTGGCTCCCTCCTCCAACATCCTTAGTATGTTATGCATAGACATATACATAAATAATTATGATCATAAGATTTTTTTCCGTCAAGATTCCGTGAAGCCTCCATACTCGTTCACTTTCCGCTTTGGATTTGGTACTTTGACCTGTAGAGACGTTCAGGGAATCGCCGAGTGTGCCAACTTTTTGCACAGGGTTAGAGTAAAATAATCATTGGTTGAGATGCAGGAAAAAGGTCTTAAAATGTCGAAAAGAGACCTTGTACACCCTTGTTAAGGAGGTCTCTTTTCGTGGAATTATTTAATTACATTAACAGTTTATCGCAACAAGCCGCAGAAGGCAAGATAGACTTTATACAATTTGGAGAAGGAAATCTTCAAGATGGTCAAAGTATTTGGTGCTTTGTTGATGGAAGAAATACTTGAACAAGCCGATGAGCTCATTTTTCAAAGTGAAGAACGAGATGGGAAAAGTGGAGGCATACGCCCAATGGGTATACAAACGCTCTTTGGAGAAATCCTGTATCGGCGGAGGATCTATCAAACAAAGGGGGGGGTGGAGCTACCCACTCGATGAAAAATTAGGGATTGAAAGCAAACAAACCGTAAGTCCTACGTTAAGTCAGATATCGGCATTTTTAGCCACACAGAACTCCTATCGCCAAAGCGCTCGTATCCTAGGACAACTTGAGCTTCATGTAAGTCATCAGCGAATTCACAAAGCGGTCCAAGAACAAGGAGAACGAATCAACAAACACAGAGAACAAATGCCGGAGAACGAAAAGAAGCGGGAAGCCAAGATCGTGCTCGTTGAATCGGATGGGGTCTATGTAAGCCTGCAAGGAAAAGACCGGAAGAAATATGGAACAACCCTGGAAATCAAAAACGGATGTATTTATGAAGGTTGGGAAGCGAAAAACCCGATCAAAAGAGAATACCGGCTTAAGAATCCAAAGGTGATCGCCACCACCAACTCCTCCAAAGAATATTGGCAGAAAGTAGACAACTATCTCCAAAAGACATATGAAATAGAAAAAGTGGGGCTATTCGTTTTTGGCAGTGACGGATCATCCTGGGGAAAAGAAGGGGCTGAGTTTTATGCAGGATCCCTACATCAGATCGACAAATTCCACTTTCATCGATGGGTTAAACAAGTCTTTGGATTTGGGGAGCCTGCAATGCTGGATACGCTAGAAGCCATGATTGAAGGAGATGACAAAGAAGGGTTTAAAAAATGGATGGAAACCAAGAAAAGGGAGGCGAAAGATAGTGAAAAGAGAAAAGAGAGCCAGAAGCTAGAAAAAACGATTCTGAAGAACTGGGAAAGCCTCAAAGACTACCGGAATCGAAGTGACAAAGTACCCGAGGAAGCGCGAGGGATAGGAAACATCGAAAACTTCAATGACCATCTTGTAGCAGACCGAATGAAAAAAAGAGGGATGAGCTGGAGCAAAGAAGGGGTAGAAAACCTGCTGCAAGTTAGAGCGGCTGTCCTCAATGGGGAATGGGAAGGGATTGAAAAGTGGATCTTTAATCTCGGCAAAAAAGAAGACCCTCAGCAAACCAACAAGGTAGACGAAACAGAACAAAAAGGTCCAGGGAGGCCAAAAAGGGGCGAACGTCGTCAGGAAGAGACGGGAGAGTGGTGTCAGGCGCACATGCCTGGTCTGACCGGTCCAAAAGCATGGCTTAGGGAATTTGGACGGAAGATCAATGAGACGATCTCAGCATTATAAAGAAATAAGAACATATAATCTATATATTTTGATGAGTCTAGGCAAAGAGATTTTGTGGATAGGTAAGCGGTTTGTGGCAGAAAACGAATAAGGTGAGTCGTGCCCGAAGGGTCGGAGTGAAGCTAGCGATGTGGAGAGCCTTTACATGGAGAGGCGCCCCTCATTAAGCGATTGCGAAGGCGGGCGCCCCCGAAGGGGGATTATTTCGCCCGCCAGCGTTTTTGGGGAGTATGAGGGGGCGCAGAGGCTCCATGTCAAGGCCACGACTCATAAAAATAAAAAAAACAAGGGGAAAAGCCAATGAGATATTGACAGTAACTTGCACAGGCCGTCATTTGACACCCCCTTCCATCCTTTGTTATACTGATCATGTGCTTAATTTCCGTGAAAAACGGAAAACGGGGGAACCAAGTTTTGGGGCGAATCAGCAGACCGTAAGGCTGTGTAGGGAACCATCTTTCCCGAGTCCGTCAGCTAACCTCGTAAGCGTTAGATGGGGTTATTTTTTTTTATTTTCTTCATGATCTTCCTTTCTTTGATTTTTAAGAATAATATTTTTATCTTTACCCCTCATCTAAGGCTGGAGGTTTCTCCCTGCTTTGTGATGGGGGTTTTGATTTTTTAGAAAGGAGTTTTATCCGTGGAAAAAATCGTGGTTAAGGGGCTTACGAAGATCTTCGGGCCTAGGCCGGAGGAAGCCCTGGAACGCCTAAAAAGGGGAGAAAAGAAAGAGAAGATTTATGCGGAGACGGGGATGACGGTCGGGGTGAACCAGGCTACTTTCGAAGTAAACGAAGGAGAATTTTTCGTGATTATGGGGTTATCGGGAAGTGGAAAGTCAACCTTGATTCGTCTCATGAACCGTCTCATCGAGCCCACTGCCGGTCAGATTCTGATCGACGGAGAAAATGTGGTAGAGATGGGGAAGAGGGAGCTTATTGAATTACGAAGGAAAAAGGTGGGGATGGTCTTCCAGCATTTTGCCCTCTTTCCCCACCGATCGATTTTAAAAAACGTCACCTATGGTTTGGAAGTGCAAGGAATCCCGAAGCATGAGCGGGAGGAGAAAGCCTTAGCCGCTTTAGAAACGGTCGGATTAAAGGGATATGAAGGGAGCAAGCCGGATGAACTGAGCGGCGGAATGAAACAACGGGTGGGCCTCGCCAGGGCATTGGCGAATAATCCGGACATACTTCTGATGGATGAAGCCTTTAGCGCCCTTGATCCTCTCATTCGTAAAGAACTGCAGGAGGAGATGATTCAGCTTCAGGAACGGCTTCATAAGACGATTCTCTTTATTACCCACGATCTGGATGAGGCGTTAAAACTGGGGGATCGGATCGCCATCATGAAGGATGGGGAGATCGTCCAGATTGGCTCTCCGGAGGAGATTTTGAAGAATCCCTCCAACGAGTATGTGGAGAAATTCGTCCAAGATGTGGACCGTTCGAAAGTCTTATTAGCCTCCCATGTGATGAAGAAACCGGACGTGGTCGCCACCTGGAGGGAGGGACCTCGGGTGGCGATTCACAAGATGGAGGAGCAGGGGATCTCCAGTATTTTCGTGGTAGATAAGGAAAGGAAGTTAAAGGGATTGTTAACCATCGATAACGCCTTGCGAGCCGTTCAAGAAGACCGGTGGGTGGATGAGTACCTGATCGATGAATTCCCGACCACTTCGCCGGATACACCCCTTCGGGACCTGATCGGTGTGGCGGTCAAGACAAAGTACCCGATCGCGGTGGTGAAGGAGGAGCGGCTGGTGGGCATCATCGTCCGTGTCTCCATTCTTTCAGGGCTTGCACTTGGCATGGAAGAGAAGGTGGAAGCGAAATGAATTTTTTTGAACTGCCATTGGCCGATTGGACCAATGCATTTGTAGAGGATTGGCTCATCCCTGTTCTGGGTGGCTATTTTAATGCGATCGGGAGTTTCATCTCTTTACTCCTGGAGGGTTTCCAGTCCTTTTTAATGGGAATCCCGCAAGTGATCATGGCCCTGCTCCTGATCGTTCTGGCATGGCGGACGGCGGGGAAAGGAGTGGCGGTATTTACTTTGGTGGGTCTGCTTTATCTCGGGTCGGTCGATCTCTGGGAAGAAGGAATGCAGACCCTCGCCATCGTCCTGGTTGCCACCCTCTTTTCACTAGTCATTGGGATTCCTGTGGGGATTTGGAGTGCGAAATCGGATTGGGTGGAACGGGTGGTTCGTCCGATCCTGGACTTTATGCAGACACTTCCTAGTTTTGTCTATTTGATTCCGATGATCCTCTTGTTTGGAATTGGCGGTGTTTCTGCGGTGATGGCCACCTTCGTTTTCGCCACGCCTCCCGCGGTTCGACTGACCAACCTTGGCATCCGCCAGGTACCCTCCGATGTGGTGGAGGCTGCTCAAGCTTTTGGTTCAACCCCTTGGCAAATCCTCACCAAGGTGCAACTCCCCCTTGCCCTCCCCACCATGATGGCCGGGGTGAACCAGACGATCATGATGGCTCTATCCATGGCCGTCATTTCTGCGATGATCGGGGCGTCGGGTCTAGGCTCGGTGGTTCTCTCAGGGATCTCCCGGGTGGATGCGGGACTGGGCCTCACCGGCGGGTTGGGGATCGTGGTGCTTGCCATTATTTTAGACAGAGTGACGGAAGGGTTGGGGAGAAAGAATCAATCATCATAAAAGGAGTGTTGCAGGTATGAAGAAAAGTTGGAACAAAGCGGTGTTACTCGGATTAGGGCTTTTTCTCTTTTTGGCCGGCATCGTAACCGGGTGCGGTTCAAACGGTGGGAATGTTCAAACGGGAGCAAGCGGCGGCTCCTCCGGAACGAAGCCGACCATCACCTTTGGCGTAACGCCATGGACCAGTACCATTCCACCCACGCAGGTAGCAAAGGCGATTTTGGAACAGATGGGCTACACGGTGAAATTGCAGGATGCCGATGCCGGGGTGGTTTATGCCGGATTGTCCAAAGGGGATATTGATGTATTCATGGATGCCTGGCTCCCCGATATGCATAAGAATTATATGGAGAAATATCAGGGTTCCATCGAAGATGTGGCCGTCAGTTATCCCGATGGGGAGTTGGGCTGGGTGATTCCCGCTTATGTGGAAGGAATCGAGTCGATTGAAGATCTAAAAGGAAAAGAGGAGTTATTCGGGAAGAAAATCTATGGGATTGAAGAGGGGGCGGGGATGACCATCACCTCCCGGGAGATGATTCAGGCGTATGGGTTGGATCTGGAGTACCAGGCTTCCAGTGAGCCGGGCATGTTAACCCAGGCGAAGCGGATGATTTCCGCGAAGAAACCGATTCTATTCCTAGGGTGGAGGCCCCATTCCATGTTCGTCCGGTGGGATCTGAAGGTGCTCAAGGACCCGAAGGACTTCTTTAAAACCTCCGAGGTCCATGTGCTGGTCCATAAGGGATTTGATCAAAAGGCTCCTGAGGCGTATCAGTTCCTGAAAAGATGGAGCATTCCCGTCGAGGATGTGGAAAAGATGATCCTCAACATTGAGGATGGAGCTAAGCCGGAAGACGTCGCGAAGGAGTGGATCAAGAATAATCAGGATAAGGTAAACCAGATGATGGGAAAATAAAGGAAGAAAGGAGGACAGATTCACTCTAATCTGTGCTCCTTCTTTCTGTCCGTTGCAACCTGATATATCGAAACCGATCATCGGTATCGTATGGTTGGTAACTACCCTGTTATTCTCGCTTTCGTCGATTCTGATGGTGATAATGAAAGATTGGTGGTTTCTATTCGGTTTCATTGGGGTATTGCTCTCACAAAAACTTTATCGATTATCATAACGGATGATTTGATTGAACCGCAAAGGTTGGCGAGTTGGCTTTCTTTTGGTAGAATATTTATGCTTCTCCCTATATTTAGCATCAACTTGAAGGAGGGTTATTATGAAGTGCGAGGTATGTGGTCATGATAATGCGGAGAATGCCGTATTCTGCGCTCAATGCGGCACATTGTTGAGAGATGCGGGAAGTGATGGGGTTCGCGAAGAGGTTGGTAAAGGAAGTGGCGAAGTACCAAAGGGCAACCAATGGACGGATGAAGCGAAGCGTATCTCGAGGAATTTTTTCGAGTTCTGTATGGGTAATTTAAGAAGCCCTTCCCAATTTGTGAAAGAAGTGGATCGGAACCAGCTTCTCAACGGTATTATTGTCATGATTCTCTTATCCCTCATCCCGCCGCTTTTTATGTACCTGTCAATGGTAAATACGCCATTTCGATCATTTGTTCGCATTTCCTTTTTTAATGTGGTGATTCAACCGTCCGTCTTTCTATTCCTCTTCTTCTTACTGATCACCGGGCTATTGTTCGTCGCTGTCAAGATGAAAGCGTTGGCCGATTTCCAAACGGTTATGGCCCGCTTCGGTGCCTCTCTAGTCTTGCCGGCCGCTTTTTCTCTTGCTGGTCTTGTTCTTGGCATTCTTTCAGCGCAGTTAACCATGTTCTTCATGGGATTCGCCTATATCGGTATACTTCTATCGATCTACATCACGTTGCAATCCTTTCAGCGGAATATGGTAAGCCGTCCCATCGATGACCTCTACTACTTTTTTGCCATTATCCTTGTTCTCATCATCATCGCAAGTATGTTCGCACAATCGATGGTCAAACATATTATTGGCCAGATCATGGTCCCATCTTTGTTCTAAATTGTATGGAGGATGAAGGGATGGTTCAATCGTTGTTCTTAGCGCATGGCGCTCCCACGTTGGCGTTGGAGGAGAATGCGTACACCCGTTTTTTGGAGGAGTTAGGCCGGAAGATGGGAAAACCTGATGCCGTTGTGATCTTTACGGCTCATTGGATAAGCCCTGTGCTATCCGTAACTTATCGGGATGATGCTTACGAAACCATCCACGATTTCGGCGGATTTCAGGAAGAGTTATACGCGATGGAGTACCCGGCGAAGGGTTCAACGGAAACGGCCTCCAGACTGAAGAATATATTTGAACAGGTAGGTATTCCTGTAAAACTGGATTCTTCACGAGGATTGGATCATGGATCTTGGGTGGTATTGCGCCGCATGTATCC
The DNA window shown above is from Thermicanus aegyptius DSM 12793 and carries:
- a CDS encoding nucleotidyltransferase family protein codes for the protein MQVLLLAGGLGTRLQPLTDDLPKPMALLGNRPWLESLVTHLKASGVQSIVMTVKHFPEIIEQHFGNGERFGVRIVYAKEERLLGTAGAIKNAEPFLEERFIVINADVVHLLDVGAMMERHLDHGGAVTIALTEVDDPSAYGVVSLKENGAIERFVEKPRRDQAPSHFVNAGAYVLEHKVLSYIPIGREVSIEREIFPNLIAQGEGVFGHRIEGYWLDMGTPERYKIAHWDLLDGKFVIPELPPERNAGIRLGHKVRLGKGVRLSPPVMIGDGTVIGDNAVIGPYAVVGANVVVGEGTTLERTIVWNGARVSAHCQIKNSILGDATVMGEGLVISGGVIKRARKKFSKPSLDLPSTDASIAQKAVVQP
- a CDS encoding quaternary amine ABC transporter ATP-binding protein, producing MEKIVVKGLTKIFGPRPEEALERLKRGEKKEKIYAETGMTVGVNQATFEVNEGEFFVIMGLSGSGKSTLIRLMNRLIEPTAGQILIDGENVVEMGKRELIELRRKKVGMVFQHFALFPHRSILKNVTYGLEVQGIPKHEREEKALAALETVGLKGYEGSKPDELSGGMKQRVGLARALANNPDILLMDEAFSALDPLIRKELQEEMIQLQERLHKTILFITHDLDEALKLGDRIAIMKDGEIVQIGSPEEILKNPSNEYVEKFVQDVDRSKVLLASHVMKKPDVVATWREGPRVAIHKMEEQGISSIFVVDKERKLKGLLTIDNALRAVQEDRWVDEYLIDEFPTTSPDTPLRDLIGVAVKTKYPIAVVKEERLVGIIVRVSILSGLALGMEEKVEAK
- a CDS encoding ABC transporter permease; the encoded protein is MNFFELPLADWTNAFVEDWLIPVLGGYFNAIGSFISLLLEGFQSFLMGIPQVIMALLLIVLAWRTAGKGVAVFTLVGLLYLGSVDLWEEGMQTLAIVLVATLFSLVIGIPVGIWSAKSDWVERVVRPILDFMQTLPSFVYLIPMILLFGIGGVSAVMATFVFATPPAVRLTNLGIRQVPSDVVEAAQAFGSTPWQILTKVQLPLALPTMMAGVNQTIMMALSMAVISAMIGASGLGSVVLSGISRVDAGLGLTGGLGIVVLAIILDRVTEGLGRKNQSS
- a CDS encoding glycine betaine ABC transporter substrate-binding protein, which encodes MKKSWNKAVLLGLGLFLFLAGIVTGCGSNGGNVQTGASGGSSGTKPTITFGVTPWTSTIPPTQVAKAILEQMGYTVKLQDADAGVVYAGLSKGDIDVFMDAWLPDMHKNYMEKYQGSIEDVAVSYPDGELGWVIPAYVEGIESIEDLKGKEELFGKKIYGIEEGAGMTITSREMIQAYGLDLEYQASSEPGMLTQAKRMISAKKPILFLGWRPHSMFVRWDLKVLKDPKDFFKTSEVHVLVHKGFDQKAPEAYQFLKRWSIPVEDVEKMILNIEDGAKPEDVAKEWIKNNQDKVNQMMGK
- a CDS encoding zinc ribbon domain-containing protein, with protein sequence MKCEVCGHDNAENAVFCAQCGTLLRDAGSDGVREEVGKGSGEVPKGNQWTDEAKRISRNFFEFCMGNLRSPSQFVKEVDRNQLLNGIIVMILLSLIPPLFMYLSMVNTPFRSFVRISFFNVVIQPSVFLFLFFLLITGLLFVAVKMKALADFQTVMARFGASLVLPAAFSLAGLVLGILSAQLTMFFMGFAYIGILLSIYITLQSFQRNMVSRPIDDLYYFFAIILVLIIIASMFAQSMVKHIIGQIMVPSLF